The genomic segment CCTGAGCCGGGGCAGGGAACGAGAAACAGCCTCTTCTGTGAGTCCTGATCTGCCATCTATTCTGTATTGATCAAGCAAGAGATAGTGAACGTTGCACCTGTCCATCTCTGAGGGAAAGTTTATGGAAGCGCGCATTATCAGTGACCGGCAGCAGTGGAATGACTTTGTCGCTGCCTCGGTTTGCTGCAACATTACCCAGTCCTATGAATGGGGGCAGCTGGCCCCGCACCTTGGTGCCGAAGCCCTCTACACTGGCGTTGTCGATGATCAGGGGCAGCTCTGTGCCGCCATGCTTGTTCTCGTCTCGCGCCTGCCGGTGCTGGGAACCTACTTTTACGCGCCGCGTGGGCCAGTTATTGATGATCCCAGCTCGCCCGCGCTGGGTCAGCTTCTGGATTTCGTGCGCCAGGAAGCCCGGCGGCGCGGCGCCTTTATGCTCAAAGTAGAGCCGAGCGTGCCCGATGGTGATGAGCGCTGGCTGGCCGCCTTGCGCAGTCACGGCTTCCGCCGCACGCCCTACGCCATGCACATCCGACACGAGTGGGTGCTGGACATCCGGCCCGACGAGCAGGCCCTTCTGGCCAACATGAAAGAGAAGTGGCGCTACAACATTCGCCTGGCGGCGCGCAAAGGTGTCAGCGTACGACGGGGCGAAGGGCCAGCAGACCTTGATACCTTTTACCGTCTCTACCGCATCACCAGCGAGCGCGATCGCTTCTTCATCCACGAGAAGCCCCACTACGAGGACATCTTGCGCCTCTACAGCGAAGGCGACCGCGCTGCACTCTTTCTCGCCGAATATGAAGGGCAGGCCATTGCCGGTCTCATCGCCTTGCGCTTCGGTCGCTGGAGCTGGTATATGTACGGCGCCTCCTCCAACGAGCACCGCAATCGGATGCCCAACCACCTGCTCCAATGGACTGCCATCCGCTGGGCCAAAGAGCACGGCTGCTGGTACTACAACTTCCGCGGCATTCCCGATATTCTGGAGGAAGGGCAAGAGCTGTGGGGGGTCTACGTCTTCAAGCAAGGCTTCGGTGGCTATCCCTTGCGCTTCCTGGAGACCCACGACCTTGCCTACAAGCCGCTCGTCTATCAGACCTACCGTCGCCTGCTGGATCTGAAGCGCTGGCGCGATCAGCAGCAGCGGAGCCGCTTAGAGCGTCAGCAGCAGACTCAGCCGACGGCCAGCGCGCGCGAGCAGTCAGCCCGGGAGCAGCGTTCAGCCGGAGCTGGCGCCAAACAGGAGGAAGTAGCCCTGCCCGGCCTCTCCCAGCAGGGCTAGAGAGCGTCCCACCCGCCCAGCAGGCATCTTGAGCCTGGCCCACACAAACAAGAGGGGGGATCGGCTCCACAGTTCTGCGATTCTGCCGATCCCCCCTTTTTGAGCGCTGCCGTCATGCGGCAGGCCAGGCTGGCCTGTCTCCAACTTCATCAGAGGAGAGGTCAGCTTTAGCATCTTGATCTCCCCCACGCGATCCGAGAGCGTCGGAGTGGGTCGCCCCG from the Thermogemmatispora onikobensis genome contains:
- a CDS encoding lipid II:glycine glycyltransferase FemX, encoding MEARIISDRQQWNDFVAASVCCNITQSYEWGQLAPHLGAEALYTGVVDDQGQLCAAMLVLVSRLPVLGTYFYAPRGPVIDDPSSPALGQLLDFVRQEARRRGAFMLKVEPSVPDGDERWLAALRSHGFRRTPYAMHIRHEWVLDIRPDEQALLANMKEKWRYNIRLAARKGVSVRRGEGPADLDTFYRLYRITSERDRFFIHEKPHYEDILRLYSEGDRAALFLAEYEGQAIAGLIALRFGRWSWYMYGASSNEHRNRMPNHLLQWTAIRWAKEHGCWYYNFRGIPDILEEGQELWGVYVFKQGFGGYPLRFLETHDLAYKPLVYQTYRRLLDLKRWRDQQQRSRLERQQQTQPTASAREQSAREQRSAGAGAKQEEVALPGLSQQG